One part of the Esox lucius isolate fEsoLuc1 chromosome 10, fEsoLuc1.pri, whole genome shotgun sequence genome encodes these proteins:
- the eva1bb gene encoding eva-1 homolog Bb codes for MEPITRDMELLSNSMATYAHIKANPESFALYFMMGVCFGLLLALCLLVTGITCRTQHGRTRKAASPPSPERRQLKDSSEEEEEEESVDVEEGDEAEIPKVTVAALSERSSQSNGTLRSVNVFASAEELERARRLEERERIVREIWRNGQPDILATGTGTIGRVHYH; via the exons ATGGAACCAATCACAAGAGACATGGAGCTTTTGAGTAACAGCATGGCTACCTACGCTCACATCAAAG CCAACCCAGAGAGCTTTGCTCTCTACTTCATGATGGGTGTTTGTTTTGGCCTTCTCCTGGCCCTGTGTCTCCTGGTCACTGGTATTACCTGCAGAACTCAACACGGTCGCACCAGGAAGGCTGCCTCACCCCCTTCACCAGAGAGAAGGCAACTAAAGGACTCCagtgaagaagaggaggaagaagagagtgTGGATGTGGAAGAGGGTGATGAAGCAGAGATCCCTAAAGTAACAGTTGCAGCTCTGAGCGAGCGCAGCAGCCAATCAAATGGTACTTTGAGGAGCGTGAACGTGTTTGCGTCGGCAGAGGAGCTGGAGAGGGCGAGACGTCTGGAAGAGAGGGAGCGCATTGTGCGGGAGATTTGGAGGAATGGACAGCCAGATATACTGGCCACTGGGACAGGGACTATTGGACGGGTCCATTATCACTAA